One window of Choristoneura fumiferana chromosome 13, NRCan_CFum_1, whole genome shotgun sequence genomic DNA carries:
- the LOC141434382 gene encoding uncharacterized protein yields MDDETFGSHLNTLKEMLLDEEKLVTYVSISKELCIHVNESKSLMNKVVQDIRKIQPDTKLNINYVISGLAEDSKAYTYVCSDNDIADYRKKFKVIFFEHLYSINKGKPAVDKVAFMAITNFQDYHLCSGLIKSTLCSKRTAEEIGNLKSHSVVADEKPIKPPVKKVKEEKANDVNMNGHGDTKKVFEVKSEPIKQEKTSPKKDSATNNKQKPVVKNANKPQKGISGFFSRSESTSAKKTTKDIKSADMEINVKSEKKDTNIHNNVEKMDVDEKIENEPKETKVDKKEEKTSANKNKETNGASKNKAKNHNKSLTQIKKNAKVDKKRKRVLCVSDSDSDEEKNDPFVDEDDAHNQQMNIDSEDEIPPTPAVNTIKVTSALLNPKKRRKIVNKTYTDEEGYILTRKEEVYESLSENEDITETKENIKTDIQKVDEVSPKKSESKAEVSPKGKKTGTRNSKKKISPPQKGKQASIMSFFNKK; encoded by the coding sequence atggaCGACGAAACGTTTGGATCTCATCTGAATACCTTGAAGGAAATGTTATTAGACGAAGAAAAATTGGTCACCTACGTATCTATCAGCAAAGAGCTCTGTATCCACGTGAATGAAAGCAAATCGCTGATGAACAAAGTGGTTCAAGATATCAGAAAAATACAACCCGACACTAAGCTAAACATCAACTACGTTATATCAGGATTAGCTGAGGACAGTAAAGCTTATACGTATGTGTGCTCAGACAACGATATAGCTGATTATCGTAAAAAATTCAAAGTCATTTTCTTCGAACATTTATATAGTATAAATAAAGGAAAACCTGCTGTAGACAAAGTTGCTTTCATGGCGATCACAAATTTTCAGGATTATCATTTATGTTCAGGCTTAATTAAAAGTACTTTGTGCTCAAAGCGGACAGCGGAAGAAATTGGTAACCTAAAATCTCACAGTGTTGTAGCAGACGAGAAACCAATTAAACCACCTGTTAAGAAGGTTAAAGAAGAGAAAGCTAATGATGTTAACATGAATGGGCATGGTGATACAAAAAAGGTGTTTGAAGTAAAATCAGAACCTATAAAGCAAGAGAAAACATCACCTAAAAAAGATAGTGCTACCAACAATAAGCAAAAACCAGTGGTTAAGAATGCTAATAAACCCCAAAAGGGCATTTCTGGATTCTTCAGCAGGTCAGAAAGTACTTCAGCAAAGAAAACTACAAAAGACATCAAAAGTGCAGACATGGAGATTAATGTGAAATCGGAGAAAAAggatacaaacatacacaataACGTTGAAAAAATGGATGTAgatgaaaaaattgaaaatgaacccaaagaaacaaaagttgataaaaaggaagaaaaaacttcagctaataaaaataaagaaactaaTGGGGCTTCAAAAAATAAAGCTAAGAACCATAACAAGTCCCTAACTCAGATAAAAAAGAATGCTAAGGTTGATAAAAAACGAAAAAGAGTTTTATGTGTTTCTGACAGTGATAGTGATGAGGAGAAAAATGATCCATTTGTGGATGAAGATGATGCACACAATCAACAGATGAACATTGACTCTGAAGATGAGATACCTCCCACCCCAGCTGTCAATACTATTAAAGTAACTTCAGCCTTGTTAAACCCTAAGAAGAGGAGAAAGATTGTTAATAAAACCTATACTGATGAAGAAGGCTACATTTTAACAAGGAAAGAAGAAGTTTACGAGAGTTTGTCAGAAAATGAAGACATTACAGAAACCAAGGAAAACATCAAAACAGACATTCAGAAAGTTGATGAGGTTTCTCCTAAAAAGTCTGAATCAAAAGCAGAAGTATCTCCTAAGGGGAAAAAGACTGGAACAAGGAATAGTAAAAAGAAAATATCTCCACCACAGAAAGGAAAACAAGCCTCTATTATgagttttttcaataaaaaataa
- the LOC141434072 gene encoding uncharacterized protein has protein sequence MDDETFGSHLNTLKEMLLDEEKLVTYVSISKELCIHVNESKSLMNKVVQDIRKIQPDTKLNINYVISGLAEDSKAYTYVCSDNDIADYRKKFKVIFFEHLYSINKGKPAVDKVAFMAITNFQDYHLCSGLIKSTLCSKRTAEEIGNLKSHSVVADEKPIKPPVKKVKEEKANDVNMNGHGDTKKVFEVKSEPIKQEKTSPQKDSATNNKQKPVVKNANKPQKGISGFFSRSESTSAKKTTKDIKSADMEINVKSEKKDTNIHNNVEKMDVDEKIENEPKETKVDKKEEKTSANKNKETNGASKNKAKNHNKSLTQIKKNAKVDKKRKRVLCVSDSDSDEEKNDPFVDEDDAHNQQMNIDSEDEIPPTPAVNTIKVTSALLNPKKRRKIVNKTYTDEEGYILTRKEEVYESLSENEDITETKENIKTDIQKVDEVSPKKSESKAEVSPKGKKTGTRNSKKKISPPQKGKQASIMSFFNKK, from the coding sequence atggaCGACGAAACGTTTGGATCTCATCTGAATACCTTGAAGGAAATGTTATTAGACGAGGAAAAATTGGTCACCTACGTATCTATCAGCAAAGAGCTCTGTATCCACGTGAATGAAAGCAAATCGTTGATGAACAAAGTGGTTCAAGATATCAGAAAAATACAACCCGACACTAAGCTAAACATCAACTACGTTATATCAGGATTAGCTGAGGACAGTAAAGCTTATACGTATGTGTGCTCAGACAACGATATAGCTGATTATCGTAAAAAATTCAAAGTCATTTTCTTCGAACATTTATATAGTATAAATAAAGGAAAACCTGCTGTAGACAAAGTTGCTTTCATGGCGATCACAAATTTTCAGGATTATCATTTATGTTCAGGCTTAATTAAAAGTACTTTGTGCTCAAAGCGGACAGCGGAAGAAATTGGTAACCTAAAATCTCACAGTGTTGTAGCAGACGAGAAACCAATTAAACCACCTGTTAAGAAGGTTAAAGAAGAGAAAGCTAATGATGTTAACATGAATGGGCATGGTGATACAAAAAAGGTGTTTGAAGTAAAATCAGAACCTATAAAGCAAGAGAAAACATCACCTCAAAAAGATAGTGCTACCAACAATAAGCAAAAACCAGTGGTTAAGAATGCTAATAAACCCCAAAAGGGCATTTCTGGATTCTTCAGCAGGTCAGAAAGTACTTCAGCAAAGAAAACTACAAAAGACATCAAAAGTGCAGACATGGAGATTAATGTGAAATCGGAGAAAAAggatacaaacatacacaataatgttgaaaaaatgGATGTAgatgaaaaaattgaaaatgaacccaaagaaacaaaagttgataaaaaggaagaaaaaacttcagctaataaaaataaagaaactaaTGGGGCTTCAAAAAATAAAGCTAAGAACCATAACAAGTCCCTAACTCAGATAAAAAAGAATGCTAAGGTTGATAAAAAACGAAAAAGAGTTTTATGTGTTTCTGACAGTGATAGTGATGAGGAGAAAAATGATCCATTTGTGGATGAAGATGATGCACACAATCAACAGATGAACATTGACTCTGAAGATGAGATACCTCCCACCCCAGCTGTCAATACTATTAAAGTAACTTCAGCCTTGTTAAACCCTAAGAAGAGGAGAAAGATTGTTAATAAAACCTACACTGATGAAGAAGGCTACATTTTAACAAGGAAAGAAGAAGTTTACGAGAGTTTGTCAGAAAATGAAGACATTACAGAAACCAAGGAGAACATCAAAACAGACATTCAGAAAGTTGATGAGGTTTCTCCTAAAAAGTCTGAATCAAAAGCAGAAGTATCTCCTAAGGGGAAAAAGACTGGAACAAGGAATAGTAAAAAGAAAATATCTCCACCACAGAAAGGAAAACAAGCCTCTATTATgagttttttcaataaaaaataa
- the LOC141434073 gene encoding LOW QUALITY PROTEIN: TAF5-like RNA polymerase II p300/CBP-associated factor-associated factor 65 kDa subunit 5L (The sequence of the model RefSeq protein was modified relative to this genomic sequence to represent the inferred CDS: deleted 1 base in 1 codon), with protein sequence MSLMKKTRNDAVKAAVTSYLERRNYPDTDIFNNNNSISQSVEQMAVSTIVQCEASRANSILFSCINNDPGHYDVQYTRLLNFIKEIKVENVKNELFGLLTPLLCHMYLEMLRGGHGSAAQMFLKRHSVSLPQKDLSYHQPIDGNLPSALYRPNSLEQLFNSLQNGTIDNETPEKDFMNQLLDDIGSIYTLQEVETRPSIAAFRSCKYDIYLSPSALNMLKAYLAKNSHILLIQILQTWFHIDINSDNKKKDSEDEDDLDEGMNIRTNSEEKVTSNDIFSKCNGHAEYQSVDKELRDLQDAIKGVRESTAPLKLYKIAAPDTYLVCAKTDPGCNLLCGGFSNSEIRLWDLGQNNVKRKINCNISEMELACNVPPEPEAAVDHHNLQIGTGLPLRGHSGPVQAVSVLSREELVLSASHDCSMRAWRLSDYSCASIYRGHNYPIWCMDVSKNGLFIVTGSHDKTAKLWSLDRTFPVRVFVGHMSDVTCVKFHPNEAYIATGGADRSVRLWAVCDARLMRVLCGHRGAVRALAFAPSGSCLASAGDDKKIKVWDLAACTCIHEYRGHHGKVTALDWSAVGRPTLTNRVQPDPNDPSADNALLCSAGMDGIVKVVWDNHCKNKQASSQEVLTSTYNTKCSHLVDVQVHPNWVVAIGTKR encoded by the exons ATGTCGTTAATGAAAAAAACGAGAAATGATGCGGTAAAAGCAGCTGTTACATCTTATTTAGAGCGCCGTAACTACCCT GATACTGACATTTTTAACAACAACAATTCAATTAGCCAAAGTGTTGAACAAATGGCCGTATCTACGATAGTTCAGTGCGAAGCAAGTCGCGCCAACTCGATATTATTTTCTTGCATCAACAACGACCCAGGACATTATGATGTACAATACACCAG gtTGCTCAACTTCATAAAGGaaataaaagttgaaaatgtaaaaaatgaaCTCTTCGGGTTATTGACACCCTTACTCTGCCACATGTATCTGGAAATGCTCCGAGGTGGCCATGGCAGTGCAGCCCAAATG TTTTTGAAGAGACACTCAGTCTCACTTCCTCAAAAAGATCTATCATACCACCAACCTATTGATGGAAACCTGCCATCAGCACTGTATAGACCAAATAGTCTTGAACAACTGTTTAACTCTTTACAAAACGGCACAATTGATAATGAGACTCCTGAAAAAGACTTCATGAACCAGCTACTGGATGATATTGGATCAATATACACACTGCAGGAAGTAGAAACAAGGCCATCCATTGCAGCATTCAG ATCATGTAAATATGACATATACCTGTCACCTAGTGCACTAAACATGTTAAAGGCATACTTAGCGAAAAATAGCCACATCCTATTAATCCAGATTTTGCAGACTTGGTTCCACATAGATATTAAcagtgacaataaaaaaaaagattcc GAAGATGAAGATGATCTTGATGAAGGCATGAATATAAGAACAAATTCAGAAGAAAAAGTTACTTCAAATg ACATATTTTCTAAATGCAATGGTCATGCTGAATATCAGAGTGTGGACAAGGAACTGAGGGACTTGCAAGATGCCATTAAAGGAGTACGGGAGTCAACAGCACCTCTAAAATTGTATAAGATAGCTGCACCGGACACATA tttGGTATGTGCAAAAACAGATCCAGGTTGTAATTTACTCTGCGGTGGATTCAGTAACTCTGAAATCAGATTGTGGGATCTTGGCCAAAACAATGTGAAGCGAAAAATAAACTGCAACATATCAGAAATGGAGCTGGCCTGCAATGTGCCGCCAGAGCCTGAGGCAGCAGTGGATCATCACAATTT GCAAATTGGCACCGGTCTGCCACTGCGGGGTCACTCGGGGCCCGTCCAGGCGGTGAGCGTGCTGTCGAGGGAAGAGCTGGTGCTGTCAGCCTCGCATGACTGCAGCATGCGCGCATGGAGACTGTCGGATTATTCCTGCGCCTCCATTTATAG GGGGCACAATTACCCGATCTGGTGCATGGACGTGTCTAAAAATGGACTCTTCATTGTGACTGGCTCCCACGACAAAACAGCGAAGCTATGGTCGCTGGACAGAACATTTCCAGTCAGAGTATTTGTAGGGCATATGTCAGATGTTACA tgtGTAAAATTCCATCCGAACGAGGCATACATAGCGACCGGCGGCGCCGACCGCAGCGTGCGGTTGTGGGCCGTTTGCGACGCGCGTCTCATGCGAGTGCTGTGCGGCCACCGCGGCGCCGTGCGGGCGCTCGCATTCGCGCCCTCGGGCTCCTGCCTAGCCAGTGCTG GTGACGATAAGAAGATAAAAGTATGGGATTTAGCGGCGTGTACCTGTATACACGAATATAGGGGTCACCATGGTAAGGTGACCGCTCTTGACTGGTCTGCTGTGGGGAGGCCTACCCTCACAAACAGGGTCCAGCCAGACCCAAACGATCCTTCAGCGGACAACGCGCTACTGTGTTCCGCCGGTATGGATGGCATCGTCAAAGTAGTATGGGACAACCATTGTAAAAATAA GCAAGCTTCTAGTCAAGAAGTTTTGACGTCCACATATAACACGAAATGTTCGCATCTTGTGGATGTACAAGTGCATCCAAACTGGGTGGTAGCCATCGGAACGAAAAGATAA